The Kiloniellales bacterium DNA segment TTCCGGCGAAGGGCTCCAGACCAGCGCCAGGACTTCGGTCAGCGCCCCCAGGACGAAGGAACCGACGACGTTGACCACGATCGTGCCCAGCGGGAAGCCGGTGCCGAAGATCTGGCCCACGGCCGTGATCACGAGGTAGCGGCCGACTGCGCCGAGGGCACCGCCCGCGGCCACCGCCAAGAGGATCTTAACCAAGACTACCTCCCCTCGGCCCCCGAACGGATCTCGTTCCGGCGCCTCGGGTGGTGTAGCAAAGCCCTCCGCGGCAGGCCAGCCGCCAGCCGTGCTCAGGCTGCCTCGTCGTTCGGCGGCTCCGCCGCGACCCAGGACAGGCAGGCGCCGCTGTTCATCAGGTAGACACCGATCCGGCCGAGCTCGGTGACCGCCTCCTCGGAGGCCCCGGTCACCGCGTCGGGCGCCAGGATCACCCTCAGGTCCCGCGATCCCGCCTCGTAGACCGTGGAGCGGATGCTGGTCGAGAAATTGCAGCCGCAGAGCACCACGGTCGAGACCCCCAGCGCGCGCAGCTTCTCCTCCAAGGCCGTGCCGTGGAAAGCGCCCCAGCGCGGCTTGTAGATCAGCCATTCCTGCCGGCCGACCTGCTGCGGACTGCCCTCCAGGAGCGGCACCGGGTCCAGCCGGATCTCGGCGGAGGGCCTGACCTCCTCCAGGAGCTCGGCCCCCATGGTCCCCGGCATCAGGACCCTGAGCCCCTCCTCCACCGCCTTGCGCCGGAAGCTGTCGACGTTGGAGCCGTCCGGTCGGTAGAGCCGGACGGCATGGATGATCGGCAGGCCGGCGGCCCGGAAGCCCTGGACCAGGCGCTGGATGCCCGGCATCGCGGCCCCGACGCCCCGGGACCTCAGCGGCGAGCCGTTCTTGACGAAGTCACGCTGCAGATTGATGGTTATCAGCGCCGTCCGCGCCCGTTCGGGCGAGGTGTAATCGGGCATTGCAGTCCTCTGATTATAAAGGCTTGGCCGCGCCCTCCCCGCGGGGCGGCGGCGAGACCTTACCTCTTCTCGGGTAGGGAGCAACCGGCAAAGCTGCATGGCACCTGCGATGG contains these protein-coding regions:
- the crcB gene encoding fluoride efflux transporter CrcB, yielding MVKILLAVAAGGALGAVGRYLVITAVGQIFGTGFPLGTIVVNVVGSFVLGALTEVLALVWSPSPELRAMIVVGVLGAFTTFSTFSLDVALLYERGALGQAALYVGASVILSIGGFFLGLALLRSLLA
- a CDS encoding isochorismatase family cysteine hydrolase, which translates into the protein MPDYTSPERARTALITINLQRDFVKNGSPLRSRGVGAAMPGIQRLVQGFRAAGLPIIHAVRLYRPDGSNVDSFRRKAVEEGLRVLMPGTMGAELLEEVRPSAEIRLDPVPLLEGSPQQVGRQEWLIYKPRWGAFHGTALEEKLRALGVSTVVLCGCNFSTSIRSTVYEAGSRDLRVILAPDAVTGASEEAVTELGRIGVYLMNSGACLSWVAAEPPNDEAA